A genomic stretch from Triplophysa dalaica isolate WHDGS20190420 chromosome 4, ASM1584641v1, whole genome shotgun sequence includes:
- the LOC130418891 gene encoding guanine nucleotide-binding protein subunit alpha-14-like isoform X1, which produces MIFNCFRDRHVPIDILVHHCFIVLSSYLMNLLGSEFWRSLGLSRLCGDCMSGDDGESFRIHQEIERQLKLDKTNASRQIKLLLLGTGESGKSTFIKQMRIIHGKGYTEEDKMAYTNLVFQNVFVAIQTLIQSMENLNIPFENTNNSMYAAMLTAVTAGTVHSISSEYAEAIKNVWRDGGLQKCYERRREFQLSDSAKYYLDDIDRISATLYLPSLQDILRVRVPTTGIIEYIFDLQTVIFRMVDVGGQKSERRKWIHCFENVTSMIFLVALSEYDQVLYECENENRMEESKALFKTIISYQWFQKSSIILFLNKTDILKEKISTSHLEDYFPEYTGPKNDADAAMKFILSLYEQQNSDIEKPIYAHFTCATDTENIQRVFKSVKHSILQLNLKEFYIN; this is translated from the exons ATGATATTTAACTGCTTTAGAGACAGACATGTTCCAATAGACATTCTGGTTCACCATTGTTTTATAGTTCTGTCAAGTTATTTGATGAATTTATTAGGCAGTGAATTCTGGAGAAGTTTAGGGCTCTCCAGGTTGTGTGGGGACTGCATGTCAGGAGATGACGGAGAAAGTTTCAGAATTCATCAAGAAATTGAAAGGCAGCTTAAACTGGACAAGACAAATGCCTCCAGGCAGATAAAACTCTTACTTTTAG GCACAGGTGAAAGTGGCAAGAGCACCTTCATCAAACAGATGAGAATCATACATGGCAAAGGCTACACAGAGGAGGACAAAATGGCATATACCAATCTGGTGTTCCAGAATGTCTTTGTTGCCATTCAGACCCTGATCCAATCCATGGAGAACCTGAACATCCCTTTTGAGAACACCAACAATTCG aTGTATGCTGCAATGCTTACAGCAGTGACAGCAGGTACAGTACACTCAATTAGTTCTGAATATGCTGAAGCCATCAAGAATGTTTGGAGAGACGGTGGCCTGCAGAAATGCTATGAACGCCGGAGAGAGTTCCAACTTTCAGACTCTGCCAAATA TTACCTTGATGACATTGATAGAATCTCTGCAACGTTGTACTTACCCAGTCTGCAGGATATTCTGCGAGTCCGAGTTCCGACTACAGGCATCATTGAGTACATCTTTGACCTCCAGACGGTCATTTTCAG AATGGTTGATGTCGGAGGTCAAAAGTCAGAGAGACGCAAGTGGATccattgttttgaaaatgttactTCCATGATCTTTCTGGTGGCTCTAAGCGAGTACGATCAGGTCTTATATGAGTGCGAAAATGAG AACCGTATGGAAGAAAGTAAAGCACTATTTAAGACCATCATCTCCTACCAATGGTTCCAGAAGTCCTCGATCATTCTTTTTCTCAATAAGACAGACATCCTGAAGGAGAAGATCTCAACTTCACACCTTGAAGACTATTTTCCAGAATATACAG GCCCTAAAAATGACGCAGATGCTGCAATGAAGTTCATTTTGTCCCTGTATGAGCAACAGAACTCGGATATAGAAAAACCCATCTATGCACATTTTACTTGTGCAACTGACACAGAGAACATCCAGCGTGTTTTCAAGTCAGTGAAGCACTCCATTCTACAACTCAATCTTAAGGAGTTCTACATAAATTAG
- the LOC130418891 gene encoding guanine nucleotide-binding protein subunit alpha-14-like isoform X2, with product MIFNCFRDRHVPIDILVHHCFIVLSSYLMNLLGSEFWRSLGLSRLCGDCMSGDDGESFRIHQEIERQLKLDKTNASRQIKLLLLGTGESGKSTFIKQMRIIHGKGYTEEDKMAYTNLVFQNVFVAIQTLIQSMENLNIPFENTNNSMYAAMLTAVTAGTVHSISSEYAEAIKNVWRDGGLQKCYERRREFQLSDSAKYLQDILRVRVPTTGIIEYIFDLQTVIFRMVDVGGQKSERRKWIHCFENVTSMIFLVALSEYDQVLYECENENRMEESKALFKTIISYQWFQKSSIILFLNKTDILKEKISTSHLEDYFPEYTGPKNDADAAMKFILSLYEQQNSDIEKPIYAHFTCATDTENIQRVFKSVKHSILQLNLKEFYIN from the exons ATGATATTTAACTGCTTTAGAGACAGACATGTTCCAATAGACATTCTGGTTCACCATTGTTTTATAGTTCTGTCAAGTTATTTGATGAATTTATTAGGCAGTGAATTCTGGAGAAGTTTAGGGCTCTCCAGGTTGTGTGGGGACTGCATGTCAGGAGATGACGGAGAAAGTTTCAGAATTCATCAAGAAATTGAAAGGCAGCTTAAACTGGACAAGACAAATGCCTCCAGGCAGATAAAACTCTTACTTTTAG GCACAGGTGAAAGTGGCAAGAGCACCTTCATCAAACAGATGAGAATCATACATGGCAAAGGCTACACAGAGGAGGACAAAATGGCATATACCAATCTGGTGTTCCAGAATGTCTTTGTTGCCATTCAGACCCTGATCCAATCCATGGAGAACCTGAACATCCCTTTTGAGAACACCAACAATTCG aTGTATGCTGCAATGCTTACAGCAGTGACAGCAGGTACAGTACACTCAATTAGTTCTGAATATGCTGAAGCCATCAAGAATGTTTGGAGAGACGGTGGCCTGCAGAAATGCTATGAACGCCGGAGAGAGTTCCAACTTTCAGACTCTGCCAAATA TCTGCAGGATATTCTGCGAGTCCGAGTTCCGACTACAGGCATCATTGAGTACATCTTTGACCTCCAGACGGTCATTTTCAG AATGGTTGATGTCGGAGGTCAAAAGTCAGAGAGACGCAAGTGGATccattgttttgaaaatgttactTCCATGATCTTTCTGGTGGCTCTAAGCGAGTACGATCAGGTCTTATATGAGTGCGAAAATGAG AACCGTATGGAAGAAAGTAAAGCACTATTTAAGACCATCATCTCCTACCAATGGTTCCAGAAGTCCTCGATCATTCTTTTTCTCAATAAGACAGACATCCTGAAGGAGAAGATCTCAACTTCACACCTTGAAGACTATTTTCCAGAATATACAG GCCCTAAAAATGACGCAGATGCTGCAATGAAGTTCATTTTGTCCCTGTATGAGCAACAGAACTCGGATATAGAAAAACCCATCTATGCACATTTTACTTGTGCAACTGACACAGAGAACATCCAGCGTGTTTTCAAGTCAGTGAAGCACTCCATTCTACAACTCAATCTTAAGGAGTTCTACATAAATTAG